The Quercus robur chromosome 7, dhQueRobu3.1, whole genome shotgun sequence genome has a segment encoding these proteins:
- the LOC126692848 gene encoding dirigent protein 22-like, giving the protein MAKTKTKTKTLTFLLILFTIFSISTLTTAKKNHGFSRILSPAKLGLKREKLSHLHFYFHDIVSGKNATAVRVAEAPMTKTSLTGFGAVVMIDDPLTVKPQLSSKPVGRAQGIYASASQTDVGFLMALNFAFTEGKYNGSTLSVLGRNTVLSDVREMPIVGGSGLFRFARGYAHAHTHTIDLKTGDAVVEYNVYVFHY; this is encoded by the coding sequence ATGGCCAAGACCAAGACCAAGACCAAGACCCTCACCTTCCTTCTCATTCTGTTCACCATTTTCTCTATCTCAACCCTCACCACCGCCAAAAAAAACCATGGCTTCTCAAGAATCTTATCTCCAGCTAAACTCGGGCTAAAGCGTGAGAAACTAAGCCACCTCCACTTCTACTTCCACGACATAGTCAGTGGGAAAAACGCCACGGCGGTGAGAGTCGCCGAGGCTCCGATGACAAAGACATCACTCACAGGTTTCGGAGCCGTTGTGATGATCGACGACCCTTTGACTGTAAAGCCCCAGCTGAGCTCAAAACCCGTTGGCAGAGCTCAAGGAATCTATGCTTCTGCTTCGCAAACTGACGTGGGGTTTTTAATGGCGCTCAACTTTGCTTTCACTGAAGGCAAGTATAATGGCAGTACTCTCAGTGTATTGGGTCGCAATACTGTGCTCTCCGATGTCAGGGAAATGCCTATCGTTGGTGGGAGTGGGCTTTTCCGATTCGCACGTGGGTATGCTCATGCTCATACTCACACGATTGACCTTAAAACTGGTGATGCTGTTGTGGAGTATAATGTTTATGTCTTCCATTATTGA
- the LOC126692850 gene encoding dirigent protein 22-like has product MINFTEIELSLLLQNTTYFLPSPTMAKTLSKPTSILFMLFTIFFFSTYVTADEAPVFSKNLPPSSLGLNQQKLSHLHFYFHDIVSGPKPTAVRVAQAATTNKSATGFGAVAVIDDPLTLLPENTSKVVGQAQGIYTLASQSEAALLMVLNLAFTEGEYNGSTLSVLGRNTVFSTVREMPIVGGSGVFRFARGYAQAKTYTFDTKSGDAVVEYNVYVLHY; this is encoded by the coding sequence ATGATAAACTTCACAGAGATTGAACTTTCGCTTCTTCTCCAAAACACTACGTACTTTCTCCCAAGCCCAACCATGGCCAAAACCCTCTCGAAACCCACATCCATTTTATTCATGCTCTTcaccattttcttcttctcaaccTATGTCACCGCAGATGAAGCACCTgttttctctaaaaatttaCCTCCTTCATCACTTGGACTTAATCAACAGAAGCTAAGCCACCTCCACTTCTACTTCCATGACATTGTCAGTGGCCCCAAACCTACTGCTGTGCGAGTTGCACAAGCTGCCACAACAAACAAATCCGCAACGGGGTTCGGAGCTGTGGCGGTGATCGATGACCCGCTGACTCTCCTCCCAGAAAATACCTCCAAAGTTGTTGGACAAGCACAAGGAATTTATACCTTGGCGTCGCAGAGTGAAGCAGCATTGCTAATGGTGTTGAACTTAGCTTTCACAGAGGGAGAGTATAATGGTAGCACTCTTAGTGTGTTAGGGAGAAACACTGTATTCTCGACCGTCAGGGAGATGCCGATCGTTGGTGGGAGTGGTGTTTTCCGGTTTGCTCGTGGGTATGCTCAGGCCAAGACTTACACGTTTGATACAAAATCTGGGGATGCTGTTGTGGAGTACAATGTCTATGTCTTACATTATTGA
- the LOC126692849 gene encoding dirigent protein 22-like has protein sequence MAKTLSKPTSILFMLFTIFFFSTYVIADEAPVFSKNLPPSSLGLKQQKLSHLHFYFHDIVSGPKPTAVRVAQAATTNKSPTGFGAVAVIDDPLTLLPENTSKVVGQAQGIYTLASQSEAALLMVLNFAFTEGEYNGSTLSVLGRNTVFSTVREMPIVGGSGVFRFARGYAQAKTYTFDTKSGDAVVEYNVYVLHY, from the coding sequence ATGGCCAAAACCCTCTCAAAACCCACATCCATTTTATTCATGCTCTTcaccattttcttcttctcaaccTATGTCATCGCAGATGAAGCACCCgttttctctaaaaatttaCCTCCTTCATCACTTGGACTTAAGCAACAGAAGCTAAGCCACCTCCACTTCTACTTCCATGACATTGTCAGTGGCCCCAAACCTACTGCTGTGCGAGTTGCACAAGCTGCCACAACAAACAAATCCCCAACGGGGTTCGGAGCTGTGGCGGTGATCGATGACCCGCTGACTCTCCTCCCAGAAAATACCTCCAAAGTTGTTGGACAAGCACAAGGAATTTATACCTTGGCGTCGCAGAGTGAAGCAGCGTTGCTAATGGTGTTGAACTTTGCATTCACAGAGGGAGAGTATAATGGTAGCACTCTTAGTGTGTTAGGGAGAAACACTGTATTCTCGACCGTCAGGGAGATGCCGATCGTAGGTGGGAGTGGTGTTTTCCGGTTTGCTCGTGGGTATGCTCAGGCCAAGACTTACACGTTTGATACCAAATCTGGGGATGCTGTTGTGGAGTACAATGTCTATGTCTTACATTATTGA